From Scleropages formosus chromosome 1, fSclFor1.1, whole genome shotgun sequence, a single genomic window includes:
- the LOC108930216 gene encoding zinc finger protein 665-like isoform X3 — protein sequence MTAEPGPEHPSLALHGLPCESGCFGNTVTSYSEGSTVMDMCVKSEPVDRHISHPQYCTEGQGFSSKDMGSGLHLDTDQIKSEIVMVKIKEDSDVLHSCTSNEMLSLPSEQLNLSTCLSSRQYKSESGEVKIEQDSQLQEPSCSGKKRNETLSYSIDYECEDLQVLKLNPVPCTLLNKCKTKVGEVKAEQASQLEGSCSAETAGNAAVDDFLPYKCSQCEKCFSYLSDLKRHQLVHSGEKPYKCSECGKSFSQASNLKQHQLVHSGEKPYKCSECGKCFSHGNTLKHHQRVHSGEKPYKCSQCGKNFSCLSELKRHQIVHSGEKPYKCSECGKSFSHGSTLKLHQSVHSGAKPHKCSECGQSFSILGNLKRHRLVHSGEKPYKCSECGQSFSIRGNLKQHQRVHSGEKPYKCSECGRSFSSKAHLKQHQLVHSGEKPFKCSDCGRSFSHGSTLKQHQFVHSGEKPYKCECGKSFFQVSYLKQHQFVHSGEKPYKCSECGKSFALRNFSPACHLKEHRPTHCAEKPHKCGECGKSFSRGDNLKQHQRVHSGEKPYACSECGKSFSQVGSLKLHQCVHSGDKPYKCSECGRGFYYESTFKLHQRVHSGEKPYKCGDCGKSFSIRGHLNRHQLVHSGEKPYKCGDCGKSFSHGSTLKLHQCIHSGEKPYKCNECGKFFSVRGYLRQHLIVHSGEKPYKCSDCGKCFSRACTLKEHQRVHSGEKPYKCGECGKSFSIRGHLVRHLLVHSGEKPYKCNECGKSFSCGSTLKVHQCVHSNEKPFECGQCGKSFSSKAYLKQHQLVHSGEKPYRCSECGKSYSRGDYLKQHQRVHSLTLL from the exons ATGACGGCAGAACCGGGACCTGAACACCCTTCATTGGCACTCCATGGTCTCCCTTGTGAATCGGGCTGTTTTGGGAACACGGTGACCTCTTACTCTGAGGGGTCAACAGTCATGgatatgtgtgtaaaaagtgagCCTGTTGATCGGCACATTTCCCACCCTCAATATTGTACTGAAGGACAGGGCTTCAGTTCTAAAGACATGGGCTCAGGGCTGCATCTGGACACTGATCAAATTAAATCAGAGATTGTAATGGTCAAAATAAAGGAAGACAGTGATGTGCTGCACAGCTGTACATCCAATGAGATGCTCAGTCTTCCCTCAGAGCAGTTAAACCTTTCTACTTGTCTTTCATCCAGACAATATAAATCTGAGAGTGGTGAAGTAAAGATTGAGCAGGATTCTCAGTTACAGGAACCTtcttgcagtggaaaaaaaaggaatgaaactCTGAGTTATAGTATAGATTATGAATGTGAAGATTTACAGGTACTAAAGTTAAATCCTGTTCCTTGTACTTtgttgaacaaatgtaaaacaaaggtAGGAGAAGTTAAGGCAGAGCAGGCTTCTCAGTTGGAAGGATCATGCAGTGCAGAAACAGCAGGTAATGCAGCTGTAGATGACTTTttaccatataaatgtagtcagtgtgaaaaatgtttttcttatttaagtGACTTGAAACGgcaccagcttgttcattctggtgagaaaccttataaatgcagtgaatgtggaaaaagtttctCCCAAGCAAGtaacttaaaacagcaccagcttgttcattctggtgaaaaaccttataaatgtagtgaatgtggtaAATGTTTTTCCCATGGAAATACCTTAAAACATCATcagcgtgttcattctggtgagaagcCGTATAAATGTAGTCAGTGTGGAAAAAATTTTTCGTGTCTAAGTGAGTTAAAACGACACCAGATTGTTCATTCAGGTGAGAAGCCTTATAAATGTAGTGAGTGTGGGAAAAGTTTTTCCCATGGAAGTACTTTAAAACTCCACCAGAGTGTTCATTCTGGTGCGAAACCacataaatgtagtgaatgcgGGCAAAGTTTTTCAATTCTGGGGAACTTAAAACGGCATCGGCTTGTCCATTCAGGTGAGAAACCGTacaaatgtagtgaatgtgggcAAAGTTTTTCAATTCGAGGTAATTTAAAGCAGCACCAGCGTGTTCATTcaggtgagaaaccatataaatgtagtgaatgtggaagAAGTTTTTCAAGTAAAGCTCATTTAAAACAGCAtcagcttgttcattctggtgagaagcCCTTTAAGTGCAGTGATTGCGGAAGAAGTTTTTCCCATGGAAGTaccttaaaacagcaccagtttgttcattctggtgaaaaacCTTACAAATGTGAATGTGGGAAAAGTTTTTTCCAAGTTAGTTACTTAAAGCAGCACCAGTTTGTTCATTCTGgcgagaaaccatataaatgtagtgaatgtggaaagagttttgcTCTGAGGAA TTTTTCTCCGGCGTGTCACTTAAAAGAGCACCGTCCCACCCATTGTGCCGAGAAACCGCATAAATGTGGTGAATGTGGGAAAAGTTTCTCCCGAGGAGATAATTTAAAGCAGCACCAGCGAGTTCATTCTGGAGAGAAACCGTACGcatgtagtgaatgtgggaaGAGTTTTTCCCAAGTAGGTTCCCTAAAACTCCACCAGTGCGTTCATTCAGGTGACAAGCCCTACAAATGTAGCGAGTGTGGGAGAGGCTTTTACTACGAAAGCACCTTCAAACTCCACCAGCGCGTTCACTCCGgcgagaaaccatataaatgtggTGACTGTGGGAAAAGTTTCTCAATCAGAGGTCACTTGAATCGGCACCAGCTTGTTCACTCTGGCGAGAAACCGTATAAATGCGGTGACTGCGGGAAAAGTTTCTCCCACGGAAGTACTTTAAAACTGCACCAGTgcattcattctggtgagaaaccgtATAAATGCAACGAATGCGggaaatttttttcagttcgaGGTTACTTAAGGCAACACCTGATTGTTCATTCGGGAGAGAAGCCCTACAAATGCAGCGactgtggaaaatgtttctcTCGCGCTTGTACTTTAAAAGAGCACcagcgtgttcattctggtgagaagcCCTATAAGTGTGGTGAGTGCGGGAAAAGTTTCTCCATTCGAGGTCACTTGGTTCGGCATCTGCTCGTTCATTCCGGTGAGAAACCGTATAAATGCAACGAATGCGGGAAAAGCTTTTCTTGCGGAAGTACCTTGAAAGTGCACCAGTGTGTTCATTCCAACGAGAAGCCATTTGAATGCGGTCAGTGTGGGAAGAGCTTCTCAAGTAAAGCTtatttaaaacagcaccagctcgTTCATTCTGGAGAGAAGCCCTATCGCtgcagtgaatgtggaaagagttaCTCCAGAGGAGATtacttaaaacagcaccagcgtGTTCACTCTCTCACTCTGCTGTGA
- the LOC108930216 gene encoding zinc finger protein 2 homolog isoform X1 → MMASAEHSSVSLHSLPCESHCFGDTVTSYSEDSAALMDMCVKSEPEDEHISHPQYCTEVQGFGAEEMGSGLHLDTDNIKSEILLVNIKEDNTDVQCSTTDVLCPPSEQLNSSTCLLPKQCKLETGEVKVEQLSQLQEHSCTEIEIGESAGYNIKEECADLPVHELNSVPCLFSQKCKAEPEELNAEQHCQLAGSSGRESTDNEALGDILQRNPVKLENSLDVAGDYIHTKGVPEPSVAPLTVGTADAVSTQPCHDAVTPKGKKYQCLQCRKVFKSHSHFKIHLQLHSGGKYCCPPSETSFSPACHLKEHRPTHCAEKPHKCGECGKSFSRGDNLKQHQRVHSGEKPYACSECGKSFSQVGSLKLHQCVHSGDKPYKCSECGRGFYYESTFKLHQRVHSGEKPYKCGDCGKSFSIRGHLNRHQLVHSGEKPYKCGDCGKSFSHGSTLKLHQCIHSGEKPYKCNECGKFFSVRGYLRQHLIVHSGEKPYKCSDCGKCFSRACTLKEHQRVHSGEKPYKCGECGKSFSIRGHLVRHLLVHSGEKPYKCNECGKSFSCGSTLKVHQCVHSNEKPFECGQCGKSFSSKAYLKQHQLVHSGEKPYRCSECGKSYSRGDYLKQHQRVHSLTLL, encoded by the coding sequence ATGATGGCGAGTGCTGAACACTCTTCAGTGTCACTGCACAGCCTCCCATGTGAATCACACTGTTTTGGGGACACAGTGACCTCTTACTCTGAGGACTCAGCAGCACTCATGgatatgtgtgtaaaaagtgagCCTGAAGATGAGCACATTTCCCACCCTCAATATTGTACTGAGGTTCAGGGCTTCGGTGCTGAAGAGATGGGCTCAGGGCTGCACCTGGATACTGACAACATTAAATCTGAGATTTTACTGGTCAACATAAAGGAGGACAATACTGATGTACAGTGCAGTACCACTGATGTTCTCTGCCCTCCATCAGAGCAGTTAAACTCATCTACTTGCCTTTTACCCAAACAGTGTAAATTAGAAACAGGTGAAGTGAAGGTAGAGCAACTTTCTCAGTTACAGGAACATTCTTGTACAGAAATAGAAATTGGTGAATCTGCTGGTTATAACATAAAGGAAGAGTGCGCAGATTTACCAGTGCATGAATTAAACTCTGTTCCTTGTCTCTTTTCCCAAAAATGTAAAGCAGAACCTGAGGAACTGAATGCAGAGCAGCATTGTCAACTAGCAGGGTCATCAGGTAGGGAGTCAACAGATAATGAAGCTCTAGGTGACATTTTACAGAGGAATCCTGTGAAGCTGGAGAACAGTTTAGATGTTGCAGGAGACTATATCCACACAAAAGGTGTTCCGGAACCATCCGTGGCTCCCCTCACTGTAGGTACAGCTGACGCAGTCAGTACACAGCCATGCCATGATGCAGTTACCCCTAAAGGCAAGAAATACCAATGCCTTCAATGCAGAAAGGTTTTTAAAAGTCATTCACACTTCAAAATCCATTTACAGCTTCATTCAGGTGGTAAATATTGTTGTCCGCCGAGTGAAACAAGTTTTTCTCCGGCGTGTCACTTAAAAGAGCACCGTCCCACCCATTGTGCCGAGAAACCGCATAAATGTGGTGAATGTGGGAAAAGTTTCTCCCGAGGAGATAATTTAAAGCAGCACCAGCGAGTTCATTCTGGAGAGAAACCGTACGcatgtagtgaatgtgggaaGAGTTTTTCCCAAGTAGGTTCCCTAAAACTCCACCAGTGCGTTCATTCAGGTGACAAGCCCTACAAATGTAGCGAGTGTGGGAGAGGCTTTTACTACGAAAGCACCTTCAAACTCCACCAGCGCGTTCACTCCGgcgagaaaccatataaatgtggTGACTGTGGGAAAAGTTTCTCAATCAGAGGTCACTTGAATCGGCACCAGCTTGTTCACTCTGGCGAGAAACCGTATAAATGCGGTGACTGCGGGAAAAGTTTCTCCCACGGAAGTACTTTAAAACTGCACCAGTgcattcattctggtgagaaaccgtATAAATGCAACGAATGCGggaaatttttttcagttcgaGGTTACTTAAGGCAACACCTGATTGTTCATTCGGGAGAGAAGCCCTACAAATGCAGCGactgtggaaaatgtttctcTCGCGCTTGTACTTTAAAAGAGCACcagcgtgttcattctggtgagaagcCCTATAAGTGTGGTGAGTGCGGGAAAAGTTTCTCCATTCGAGGTCACTTGGTTCGGCATCTGCTCGTTCATTCCGGTGAGAAACCGTATAAATGCAACGAATGCGGGAAAAGCTTTTCTTGCGGAAGTACCTTGAAAGTGCACCAGTGTGTTCATTCCAACGAGAAGCCATTTGAATGCGGTCAGTGTGGGAAGAGCTTCTCAAGTAAAGCTtatttaaaacagcaccagctcgTTCATTCTGGAGAGAAGCCCTATCGCtgcagtgaatgtggaaagagttaCTCCAGAGGAGATtacttaaaacagcaccagcgtGTTCACTCTCTCACTCTGCTGTGA
- the LOC108930216 gene encoding zinc finger protein 883-like isoform X2, translated as MTAEPGPEHPSLALHGLPCESGCFGNTVTSYSEGSTVMDMCVKSEPVDRHISHPQYCTEGQGFSSKDMGSGLHLDTDQIKSEIVMVKIKEDSDVLHSCTSNEMLSLPSEQLNLSTCLSSRQYKSESGEVKIEQDSQLQEPSCSGKKRNETLSYSIDYECEDLQVLKLNPVPCTLLNKCKTKVGEVKAEQASQLEGSCSAETAGNAAVDDFLPYKCSQCEKCFSYLSDLKRHQLVHSGEKPYKCSECGKSFSQASNLKQHQLVHSGEKPYKCSECGKCFSHGNTLKHHQRVHSGEKPYKCSQCGKNFSCLSELKRHQIVHSGEKPYKCSECGKSFSHGSTLKLHQSVHSGAKPHKCSECGQSFSILGNLKRHRLVHSGEKPYKCSECGQSFSIRGNLKQHQRVHSGEKPYKCSECGRSFSSKAHLKQHQLVHSGEKPFKCSDCGRSFSHGSTLKQHQFVHSGEKPYKCECGKSFFQVSYLKQHQFVHSGEKPYKCSECGKSFALRKYLKNHERTH; from the coding sequence ATGACGGCAGAACCGGGACCTGAACACCCTTCATTGGCACTCCATGGTCTCCCTTGTGAATCGGGCTGTTTTGGGAACACGGTGACCTCTTACTCTGAGGGGTCAACAGTCATGgatatgtgtgtaaaaagtgagCCTGTTGATCGGCACATTTCCCACCCTCAATATTGTACTGAAGGACAGGGCTTCAGTTCTAAAGACATGGGCTCAGGGCTGCATCTGGACACTGATCAAATTAAATCAGAGATTGTAATGGTCAAAATAAAGGAAGACAGTGATGTGCTGCACAGCTGTACATCCAATGAGATGCTCAGTCTTCCCTCAGAGCAGTTAAACCTTTCTACTTGTCTTTCATCCAGACAATATAAATCTGAGAGTGGTGAAGTAAAGATTGAGCAGGATTCTCAGTTACAGGAACCTtcttgcagtggaaaaaaaaggaatgaaactCTGAGTTATAGTATAGATTATGAATGTGAAGATTTACAGGTACTAAAGTTAAATCCTGTTCCTTGTACTTtgttgaacaaatgtaaaacaaaggtAGGAGAAGTTAAGGCAGAGCAGGCTTCTCAGTTGGAAGGATCATGCAGTGCAGAAACAGCAGGTAATGCAGCTGTAGATGACTTTttaccatataaatgtagtcagtgtgaaaaatgtttttcttatttaagtGACTTGAAACGgcaccagcttgttcattctggtgagaaaccttataaatgcagtgaatgtggaaaaagtttctCCCAAGCAAGtaacttaaaacagcaccagcttgttcattctggtgaaaaaccttataaatgtagtgaatgtggtaAATGTTTTTCCCATGGAAATACCTTAAAACATCATcagcgtgttcattctggtgagaagcCGTATAAATGTAGTCAGTGTGGAAAAAATTTTTCGTGTCTAAGTGAGTTAAAACGACACCAGATTGTTCATTCAGGTGAGAAGCCTTATAAATGTAGTGAGTGTGGGAAAAGTTTTTCCCATGGAAGTACTTTAAAACTCCACCAGAGTGTTCATTCTGGTGCGAAACCacataaatgtagtgaatgcgGGCAAAGTTTTTCAATTCTGGGGAACTTAAAACGGCATCGGCTTGTCCATTCAGGTGAGAAACCGTacaaatgtagtgaatgtgggcAAAGTTTTTCAATTCGAGGTAATTTAAAGCAGCACCAGCGTGTTCATTcaggtgagaaaccatataaatgtagtgaatgtggaagAAGTTTTTCAAGTAAAGCTCATTTAAAACAGCAtcagcttgttcattctggtgagaagcCCTTTAAGTGCAGTGATTGCGGAAGAAGTTTTTCCCATGGAAGTaccttaaaacagcaccagtttgttcattctggtgaaaaacCTTACAAATGTGAATGTGGGAAAAGTTTTTTCCAAGTTAGTTACTTAAAGCAGCACCAGTTTGTTCATTCTGgcgagaaaccatataaatgtagtgaatgtggaaagagttttgcTCTGAGGAAGTACTTAAAAAACCATGAAAGAACCCACTAA
- the LOC108930215 gene encoding zinc finger protein 391-like, which translates to MNPYSEMSAVMDMCVKTEPDDHDISHPKNFTEGQGFSAEEVGSGLHLDTDKIKTEVVMVSIKEDSADEQLCSNTGVFCVASDDSSSSTCLSLIQCKSETGELTVQQNSQLQESSCMEKEINEAVHYGTKEEYADVLVHELNTCPLSEQYKSETDEVKLGDRFLENNSVKVQHSAVIAGGDILPSGALEQSVVPVTDSTTDKARSQPSHDEVAHKAHKCQCDPCKKVLENQSHLKIHLQIQSGDKYCCMKCGTNFSRSSFLKQHLRIFSGSKPHKCSECGKGFSQPSELKQHQLIHSAEKPYKCSECGKSYSQGSTLKQHQRVHSGAKPYKCSECGRSFFHGNTLKRHQLVHSGEKPYQCNECGRNFSRACTLKEHQRVHSGEKPYKCSDCGKCFSRGDYLKLHQRVHSHEKPHICSECGKSFSRGSTLKQHQLVHSGEKPYKCCECGKSFSRGGTLKQHQRVHSGVKSYPFSE; encoded by the coding sequence ATGAATCCTTACTCTGAGATGTCAGCAGTCATGGATATGTGTGTAAAAACTGAGCCTGATGATCACGACATTTCCCACCCCAAGAATTTTACTGAAGGACAGGGCTTCAGTGCTGAAGAGGTGGGCTCAGGGCTGCATCTGGATactgacaaaattaaaacagaggTTGTAATGGTCAGCATAAAAGAGGACAGTGCTGATGAACAGCTGTGCAGCAACACTGGCGTGTTCTGCGTTGCCTCTGATGATTCAAGCTCCTCTACTTGCCTTTCACTTATACAGTGTAAATCAGAGACAGGGGAACTGACGGTACAGCAAAATTCTCAGTTACAGGAATCTTCTTGTATGGAAAAGGAAATTAACGAAGCTGTTCATTATGGCACAAAGGAAGAATATGCAGATGTACTGGTGCATGAATTAAATACTTGTCCTTTATCTGAACAGTATAAATCAGAAACAGATGAAGTTAAGTTAGGAGACAGATTTTTAGAGAATAACTCTGTGAAGGTGCAGCACAGTGCAGTTATTGCAGGAGGTGACATTCTTCCAAGTGGTGCTTTAGAACAATCTGTGGTACCTGTTACTGATTCTACAACTGACAAGGCCCGTAGTCAACCAAGCCATGATGAGGTTGCCCATAAAGCTCACAAATGCCAATGCGATCCGTGCAAAAAAGTGTTAGAAAATCAGTCACACctgaaaatacatttgcagATTCAATCAGGTGACAAATACTGTTGCATGAAGTGCGGAACAAATTTTTCTCGATCTAGTTTCTTAAAACAGCACCTGCGCATTTTTTCTGGTTCAAAACCACATAAATGCAGTGAATGTGGTAAAGGTTTTTCTCAACCAAGTgaattaaaacagcaccagcttaTTCATTCTGCAGAGAAACCGTacaaatgtagtgaatgtggaaaaagttaCTCCCAAGGAAGTACTTTAAAACAACACcagcgtgttcattctggtgcAAAACCCTATAAATGTAGCGAATGTGGAAGAAGTTTTTTTCACGGAAATACTTTAAAACGAcaccagcttgttcattctggtgagaaaccatatcaGTGTAATGAATGTGGTAGAAATTTCTCTCGAGCGTGTACTTTAAAAGAGCACCAGCGTGtgcattctggtgagaaaccgtATAAATGCAGTGATTGTGGGAAGTGTTTTTCCAGAGGAGATTACTTAAAACTCCACCAGCGTGTTCATTCTCATGAGAAACCCCATATatgtagtgaatgtgggaaAAGTTTTTCCCGTGGAAGCACTTTAAAACAGCAtcagcttgttcattctggtgaaaaacCATATAAGTGTTGCGAATGCGGCAAGAGTTTTTCCAGAGGAGGTaccttaaaacagcaccagcgtgttcattctggtgtGAAATCATATCCATTTAGTGAATGA